atcttttaaaaGTACATACttaataaaagacaaaagagaaaacatttatCCATTTGTTTTTCTATGGCGATGAGTTAATAATGCCCTGaaacaagttaaaaataaaacagcctgAATTTCAGAAATAGATAGAATTTAGAAATAATGCACAGAAGGATGAACtgtaaattgttttgttttgcagcttCTGTATTATTTGCAAAAGGTAAACTTCACCACACCATTTGGTGATGAAGTGTCATTTGATGAGAATGGTGATGCTTTACCAATATATGATGTCATGAACTGGCTGTGGCTCCCTGATGGACGAACTAAACTTCAGAGTGTGGGTGAGGTTAAGAAGTCGGCCTTTAAAGGTGAAGAACTCACAATTAATGAAGACAAAATCTTCTGGAACTTTGAATCTAGAGAGGTTATTTGAGACAAGATCCCTTATTTGGACTGCAGATATTAGAAGTGTAGAATAATAGAGAATGACAGATTTCTTTGTCTTCCTACAGCCCCCCCGGTCAGTGTGCAGTGAGAGCTGTCCTCCAGGTACCCGCATGGCCAGAAAGAAAGGGCAACCTGAGTGCTGCTTTGACTGCATCCCTTGTTCTGAGGGAAAGATCAGCAATAAGACTGGTTGgtttacagttttaaacattGTACTTTGGAGATATAATAAAAGCACATATATCTGAACACTTTCCTTATCTTCATAGAGTCCATGGAGTGCACCAGTTGTCCAGAGGACTTCTGGTCCAGCCCTCAGCGTGACCACTGTGTTCCTAAGAAAACTGAGTTCCTCTCCTACTATGAGCCTTTAGGAATCTTTTTAACAACAGCCTCATTGTTGGGTACATTTATCTGCGCTGTTGTTCTGGGAATCTTCACCTACCATCGCAGCACACCCATGGTACGCGCCAACAATTCAGAACTGAGTTTCCTGCTCTTGGTATCTCTTAAACTATGTTTCCTGTGTTCACTGCTGTTTATCGGCCGTCCCAGACTGTGGACATGCCAACTGAGACATGCAGCATTTGGGATCAGCTTTGTGCTTTCTGTCTCATGTATTCTGGTGAAAACCATGGTGGTTCTGGCTGTCTTCAAGGCCTCCaaaccaggaggaggaggcagtctgaagtggtttggtgctgtgcagcagagaggaacAGTTCTGGTTCTTACTTGCATTCAGGCAGCAATCTGCACTGCTTGGCTTGTCTCTGCTTCACCGGCTCCtcataaaaacactcaatacTACAATGACAAGATAGTTTATGAATGTGTAGTCGGGTCCACAGTTGGTTTTGCAGTATTACTTGGCTATATTGGCTTTCTGGCTATCCTCAGCTTCCTGTTAGCATTTCTGGCAAGGAATCTTCCAGACAACTTCAATGAGGCCAAATTCATCACTTTCAGCATGCTGATCTTCTGTGCTGTGTGGGTGGCCTTTATTCCTGCTTATGTCAACTCTCCAGGAAAATATGCAGATGCAGTGGAGGTATTTGCCATCCTGGCTTCCAGTTTTGGTCTCTTGGTGGCTCTGTTTGGACCCAAATGTTACACAATCCTGCTGAGACCAGAGAGGAACACAAAGAAAGCAATCATGGGTCGGGGTCAAAGTTATAAAGCCAACACTTAAAGTAAATTCATCAATAAACTCTGtattttgcacacaaaaaacaactgtCAGTTCAATAAAGAACTCTAAATGATTGTTGCCTTTACTTTtgcctgattttttttacagtcttctagaatttaaattgattaaataatttaaataatccTTACCCGATATTTCTATTACCCTTACATTTCACTTTTGATGTTTTGATTTCTCCTAAGAAACCAAGTGTCATGTTTGGATAATAATGTTTATCCCATATAAACATGTGAAAGTGATAACTCATTTCTAACTTTACATATAAAGGCAAACCTTATTATGTGAAGAGTCAATTTCACATCTATGTAATGCTTTGTGTTGTGATTTCTTAACAATTTTTACATTTGGTTTTTACAGTTTGAAATACAACATATGTTGTTCTGGGACCCACTTCACAAATATTTAATTGATCCGGTCATTTAGTAAAACTTCATCATAACTGATTATTTCTAATACCTGTCAAGCTACTATGGATACAAGAACCCTCCTCAAAGAGAGACAGTGCAAGAAGTATTATTTCACCAAATTTGAAACATGATGCTACCATCTAGTGGACATATTCAGGGATTATTAGAGCCTTTGGTGAGTTTAATTTGGTATGCTTTACATATACAACATTGGGAAGTTATATCAACTGCAAGGTCTTACCTTAATATGTTTTGCACATAGACTATGAATAAAGTTTTGCAGCACGCCACCACtgcttcatattttttataattatt
This is a stretch of genomic DNA from Centropristis striata isolate RG_2023a ecotype Rhode Island chromosome 4, C.striata_1.0, whole genome shotgun sequence. It encodes these proteins:
- the LOC131969937 gene encoding extracellular calcium-sensing receptor-like; the encoded protein is MYSHGDVVLGGLFEVHYTSVFPERTFTSEPQQPSCKGFDILGFRQAMTMVFAIDEINNSSNLLPNITLGYSLFDNCGALVVGLSGALSMASGREEQFLLQENCSGTPPILGIVGDHYSTFSIAMSNVLGLYKMPIVSYFSTCSCLSDRQRFPSFFRTIPSDAFQVRAMIQILKHFGWTWVGLLVSDDDYGLHVARSFQSDLAQSGGGCLAYLEVLPWDSDSSELRRIVHLIKTSTAHVVMVFAHEFHMIHLMEEVVRQNVTGRQWMASEAWTTTTVLHTPHLMPYLRGTLGIAIRRGEIPGLWDFLLRIHPDQKHDNIYEISMVRQFWEYTFKCRFAPPPAGWLEAGGTLCTGQEDIKNVETEFLDLSNLRPEYNVYKAVYALAYALDDMLHCVPGSGPFSGNSCANRQTMEPWQLLYYLQKVNFTTPFGDEVSFDENGDALPIYDVMNWLWLPDGRTKLQSVGEVKKSAFKGEELTINEDKIFWNFESREPPRSVCSESCPPGTRMARKKGQPECCFDCIPCSEGKISNKTESMECTSCPEDFWSSPQRDHCVPKKTEFLSYYEPLGIFLTTASLLGTFICAVVLGIFTYHRSTPMVRANNSELSFLLLVSLKLCFLCSLLFIGRPRLWTCQLRHAAFGISFVLSVSCILVKTMVVLAVFKASKPGGGGSLKWFGAVQQRGTVLVLTCIQAAICTAWLVSASPAPHKNTQYYNDKIVYECVVGSTVGFAVLLGYIGFLAILSFLLAFLARNLPDNFNEAKFITFSMLIFCAVWVAFIPAYVNSPGKYADAVEVFAILASSFGLLVALFGPKCYTILLRPERNTKKAIMGRGQSYKANT